DNA sequence from the Candidatus Fluviicola riflensis genome:
ATTCTCAAAACCGAAGAAATTTCCGATCAAACAATATTATGCGTTCCATTCCAGGTACATCATTCCGTTTTTTGGAAAACGCATTTCCAACGACGAACGAGCCTATGCTTATTTACCCGAATCGGTAGCGGCATTTCCCGAAGGAAAAGATTTTGAAGACATTCTCACCAAAGTCGGCTACCGCAATGTGAAGTCGCGTTTGGTAGGCGGTGGCATTGCAACCATTTATTCCGGTATAAAATAACTTCCGAGTAGTAACGTTAAGGTGTTGAATATGAAGTTCCCGGTTTCCATACTGTTTTGTCTCTTAGCTATCGGCGCGTTTGCACAACCCGAAAAAACGAAGAATTACCGTCGTTTTGATGAGAAGCTGCTGCATTTTGGTTTTATGCTCGGAGCCAACACGGCCAATTTCAACCTGATTCCCGTTCAGGATGCATATGAAACTTATGGAATCAAATCATTGGAAAACAAACAACAGCCAGGCGGACAGGTAGGAATTGTGACTACCTTAAAACTCTGGCACCCGGTAGCGCGCTTGCGATTCATCCCTACATTGTCGTTCCAGGAACGTGTGATTCAGTATTATTACCAGGATCCTGATCCGCTCGCGAAAAAAGACATTTATGCTGAAGAGCGCGTCAATTCCACTAACCTCGATTTTCCGCTGATGCTGCAGTTCAGAACACTGCGACTCAATAATTTCGCAAGTTATGTGTTGGTTGGCGGGCAGTACTCATTCGATTTACAATCACAGGAAAAGGCGTCGCAATCGTTCATAGATCCGTTCATAAAGATCAAGGCCAACGATTTTCAGGGACAAGTAGGAGCAGGGCTCGAGTTTTTCGCACCCTATTTTAAATTTGGCTTCGAAATCAAATACTCACAGGGATTTTCCAATTCGTTTATCCAGGACGGAACACCTTCTTCCAAACCCATTGATCAGTTGTTCAATAAGGTGTGGTGGTTTTCACTCATTTTCGAAGGCTAAACTAATGTTGAATTATGAATGCTTAATGTTGAATTGGGTTCTTCATTCAACATCAAAAATCAAGCATCAAGCATCCGAAAATCAAGTATCTTTGTCCCTCAATGATTGAACCCAAACAACTCCAACTTCAAATTTCTCCCGAGCTGGCAGCAGATCCGGAAAAACTCCATTTGCACATTGCCCGAGAACTCAATCAATCTCCCGATTCATTCGAATTTGTTTGGCACAAACGCTCCATTGACGCGCGTAAACGGGATATCAAGATCAACGCAACATTGCACGTTTACCCGAAAGGAGAGGTGCCGGTTAAACCAGCTACATTTCACCCGAAAAACGTCTCCAAGGCAACACCTGTTTATATTATTGGTGCCGGTCCTGCCGGTTTGTATGCGGCGCTGAGAGCGTTGGAACTGGGATTAAAACCCATTGTGATCGAACGTGGAAAAGACGTGCGTGCCCGGCGAAGAGATTTGGCGATTCTCAACAAAGAACAACTCGTAAACCCGGAATCGAACTATTGTTTCGGTGAAGGTGGTGCAGGAACCTATTCCGACGGAAAATTGTATACCCGTTCCAAAAAACGCGGAGATGTGTTGAAAACGCTCGAATGGCTCGTCCATTTTGGCGCCCCTCAGGATATTTTAGTAGATGCACATCCACATATCGGGACTAATAAACTGCCGCAATTGATCGTTGCCATGCGTGATTGCATCATTGAATATGGCGGCGAAGTACGCTTTGAAACTAAACTGACGGATTTATTCATTGAACAGCAACAAGTCGTTGGTATTGAAATTAATGGAAACCAGCGCATCGATTGTTCCAATGTGATTTTAGCAACCGGTCACAGCGCCCGGGATATTTTTTACCTGCTGCACGACCGTGGAGTGAAACTACTTGCAAAACCGTTCGCTTTGGGTGTAAGAATTGAACACACACAGGAATTAATCGATACGATTCAATATCATGGACGTTTGAATGACGAATTTCTTCCACCAGCTTCGTACGCTTTGGTTACGCAGGTTGAAGACAAAGGTGTTTATTCGTTTTGCATGTGTCCGGGTGGAATTATCGCGCCATGTTCAACTGCCGAAGGGGAAGTGGTTACCAATGGCTGGTCACCTTCCAAACGCAATAATATTACTTCCAATTCTGGAATTGTAGTGAGCGTGGAACCGGAAGAATTGCCGAATTACACACCGGATAATCCGTTCGTTTGCCTTGAATTTCAGCAAAAAGTAGAACAAACGTGCTGGGAAGCTGCCGGAAAAACGCAACGTGTTCCTGCACAGCGATTGATTGATTTTATAGACCGCAAAAAGTCAAAAGATTTCCCGCGAACTTCGTATCAACCTGGTATTGTAAGTGTTGATCTCAATACCGTTTTACCTGATTTTATTGCCCGCAGATTGCGAAAAGCCTTTGTCGATTTTGATCGTAAAATGCGCGGTTATCTCACCAACGATGCCGTTTTACACGCACCTGAATCACGCACATCGTCACCGGTTTCTATTCCCAGGAACAGTGAAACCTGCGAGCATATTGAAATTGCTGGTTTGTATCCGTGTGCAGAAGGCGCTGGTTATGCGGGTGGAATTGTTTCCGCTGCCATTGATGGTATGAAATGCATGGATGCCATTGCTGAAAAGTTGAATCCAAAAGAAACGTAAAAATCAATCGTTCTTCCGTACTTCGGCCAGTAAAATAGCTGTGGCTGTTGCAACATTGAGTGATTCTGCCGCTCCAAACCGGGGAATCGTTACAGCTTGCGTAATCAACGGAATGAGTTTGTCGGAGATTCCATTTCCTTCATTTCCCATCAGCAGAATACCATCAGGTTTATACGAAACAGCGTGATGATTTTCGCCATTGAGCAAAGCACCGTAAACCGGTCTTTTCGTATCGGATAAATAGCTCAAAAGGTCGGTGTAAACCACCTGAATCCTGAAAATAGCTCCCATCGATGCTTGCACCACTTTTGGATTGTAGCAATCAACCGTTTCGCGTGAGCAAACAATTCGTTCGATCCCGAACCAATCGGCCAAACGTAAAATCGTACCCATGTTTCCCGGATCTTGTACACTATCTAATGCCAATTCAAAACCTTTCTGCGTTGCTGTTAGTTCCGGACGTTTGAAAACCGCCAGGAGTTTATTCGGTGTTTTTAATCCGGAAAGCTGCTCCATTTCGGTGGTGTCGGCACTAAAAGCAGCTTCTCTGAAATCTTCAGGAACAATGGAGAGTTCATCTTTGTGTGCTACTAACGCAACAAGCGTATGGAGTTCACTTGCCAAACCTTCAAGCACCATTTTTTCACCCTCAACTACGAAAACACCTTCCTGTTCACGTACTTTTTTTTGATGAAGACTCCGAATCCACTTAATCCTGGCCTTTGAGATTTTTTCCATGTTCATATCAAGAAGTTCAAACTTACTGTTTTTTGATTAGTCGTAGGTTAATAAGATGTGTTGGATTGAAACAAGATTCCGGGTTGATTTTATCTAAATCCCTGTATTCAGCAAAACGACTTCCTCAAAAATGTTCAGGGACCTTCATTCGCTGAACTTCATTACATTTACCGATACTTCTAAAATGCGCGCTTAAAAAGTACTTATGATCAACGAAATATTACTACTCTTTATTTCTATCATACCTGCATGTTTACTGGCTTTTGTCGCTCCATCCTTTTTTAAGGAATTATGGCTTGACCTGCGTTTGGGGCGAATTTTTCATTACTTCATGTTGTTCGCGTTTGGGTTTGTCGTGCAAAAAGGTACGATTGCTTTGCTGGAAGAAGTTTCGCCCGATACCTGGCTCAAATTCCCGCTGTACTTCATTGTTTTGGCTTATGCCGCCGTTTTTGCCATTGCCACCAACAACAAAGAAGACCTGGAAATCGATAAAATCACCAATGTCAATCGTCCGCTGGTGCGCAATGCCGTAAATCCGAGGAACTATCTCATAGTAGCTTCAATTAGTTTAATCGTTTCTCTGGTAGTGGCTTTTTTAGCCGATCCGGTATTTTTTGCTGCGGTTACCGGAATTTCATTGGTCTATTACATCTATTCCTGCAAGCCATTTAAAATCAAACGTTTTGTATTTCTGGCGAAGCTCTTGATTGGTGTAAATTCGTTGATTTCAGCACTTTGCGGGTTTCTTTTAGCAGGGGGTGAATTACTTGATTTTCCTCTATTCTGGTTGATTTTCATTCTTGTTCCCGTTTCATTGATGGCCAATTTCATTGACTTGAAAGATACGGCCGGTGACAGGCTTGCGGGAATAAAAACACTTCCCGTGATTTGGGGCGAACCGACCGCAAAACGGCTCATCGCCTTGTTCACCTTTTCGGCTTATGCGTATGTGTTTTTCTATTTTAATTCGCTGCTCATTGGTTTGACGTTGTTGCTCACGGTTTCAGTACATATCTATTTGATCTTTCGGGAACCGTATCAGGAAAAACCGTTATTTTTATTGCATAACAGCCTGTTTTTGGGGCTGATACTGTTATTGTTGATTCGGCCATACATCCATTACTAGCGCTTTGAAAAAACGAACCATCTTTCTTTTTCTGCTGCTCTTGAACCTTTCGCTAACGGTTCATGGGCAAGTATCGAAGAATCAGCTTGTAGTTTCATCTGATCGGGCAGCCGTTTTTCTGAAACATGCACAAACAGAATCGGGATCGATAGAAGATTCCACGAATGCGTTATTCAATGTATGGGAAACGATTTTGGTGGCAGATGCTTTACTGGAGCGATTTCCAACTTCTGACACAACAGTTCAGCGCTCCCTGAAATGGCTGAAATCAATGGAAAATGAAGATCAGCTGATTTGTCATAATGCACAGTGCAATCAACGTTTTTGTATCGAAACATCGGCGCTTTATGTGCAATTACTGGCTAAACTATCTTCTCCGGCCGAACAGCAATCCCGGCTAAACGCAATCAGTCAATTACAGGAAAAAAATGGCTGCTGGAAAGTTGGGAATCCTGATGTGTTCTACAAAACCGATTTTCCTTCCGTAACAGGCTTTGTACTCAACCTGTTTGATGAACTACATTTCAAAAGTTACGGAATCGATTCGGCTTATCGTTTCCTGATCAATAGTCAGTTGGAAAACGGTTCCTGGGGACAAAGCTGGGAATATTATGGTTGCACGGGGTATGCGCTCTGGCAATGCCTTCCCGCGTTAAAAAGATGTGCGTACGGGGGAAAAACGTTAAAAAAGGGGAAAGCATTTATCCTTTCAACACAATTGACCGACGGAAGCTGGGCTGTTTCTAACGATAGTCTTTCCAATCACATTTCTGTCGAATTACAAACCGCTTTTATGCTCAGTTGCCTGCAACAGGAAACCGACGAGCTTTCAAAAAAAGCGTTTGAAAAAGGCCTTTCTTTTTTACTGAGCAAACAACTGTCAAATGGTGCCTGGGAAGGTGGTTTTTTCCCTATTCCGAGTGAACGCTACAAGAAACGGGAATACCTGATTGCAACAGCATTGATTTATAAGCTGCTGATTGCGGCACAAAACAATTCCGGTAATGGGTAAATTGGTTTGGTCTTGCCTTCTTGTGTTAGCGCTTTTCAGCTGCGGGACCGGCAAATTGAAATCCGGAGAATTGTTTCTTTCTCCCGATTCGGGGAACGATAAAATTTACATTCTT
Encoded proteins:
- a CDS encoding FAD-binding protein, with protein sequence MIEPKQLQLQISPELAADPEKLHLHIARELNQSPDSFEFVWHKRSIDARKRDIKINATLHVYPKGEVPVKPATFHPKNVSKATPVYIIGAGPAGLYAALRALELGLKPIVIERGKDVRARRRDLAILNKEQLVNPESNYCFGEGGAGTYSDGKLYTRSKKRGDVLKTLEWLVHFGAPQDILVDAHPHIGTNKLPQLIVAMRDCIIEYGGEVRFETKLTDLFIEQQQVVGIEINGNQRIDCSNVILATGHSARDIFYLLHDRGVKLLAKPFALGVRIEHTQELIDTIQYHGRLNDEFLPPASYALVTQVEDKGVYSFCMCPGGIIAPCSTAEGEVVTNGWSPSKRNNITSNSGIVVSVEPEELPNYTPDNPFVCLEFQQKVEQTCWEAAGKTQRVPAQRLIDFIDRKKSKDFPRTSYQPGIVSVDLNTVLPDFIARRLRKAFVDFDRKMRGYLTNDAVLHAPESRTSSPVSIPRNSETCEHIEIAGLYPCAEGAGYAGGIVSAAIDGMKCMDAIAEKLNPKET